One genomic window of Mogibacterium diversum includes the following:
- a CDS encoding HEAT repeat domain-containing protein, which translates to MAAEAVDKIKKDINDEKTRRSNLTRADLEKSYLELESNDFDSGMRIKFAADLAESNEISYHYELIIKDWELNLNLHLENGFYKHDREGIVLLFGKLDENIDEKVKVYTAYLLAKALSQLKHREFYLPFCNKACDILVSLLDTNDDNLRCKVIIAIGFIGASNEIELLAHQLLYDEEALCRAWSASSLMQMMFHRVKIEELQERTKLSFLEGISSEMDLYTSGIMIEAAQTIFGKRWISSSAVESEEPAAIEKARKSAVRFLRK; encoded by the coding sequence ATGGCAGCAGAAGCAGTTGATAAAATAAAGAAGGACATAAATGACGAAAAAACTCGTCGTAGCAACCTTACAAGGGCAGATTTAGAAAAATCCTATCTTGAGTTGGAAAGTAATGATTTCGATTCTGGCATGAGGATAAAATTTGCAGCCGACTTAGCAGAAAGTAATGAAATTTCATATCACTATGAACTTATTATCAAAGACTGGGAACTGAATTTAAATCTACATCTTGAAAATGGTTTTTATAAACATGACAGAGAAGGGATAGTACTTTTATTTGGGAAACTGGATGAAAATATAGATGAAAAAGTAAAAGTATACACAGCTTATCTATTGGCAAAAGCATTATCGCAATTAAAGCATAGAGAATTTTATCTACCGTTTTGTAATAAAGCCTGTGATATTCTTGTTTCGCTTTTAGATACAAATGATGATAACCTTCGTTGTAAAGTCATCATTGCCATTGGCTTTATAGGAGCATCGAATGAAATTGAATTACTTGCGCATCAGTTGCTCTATGATGAGGAAGCGCTTTGCCGTGCGTGGTCTGCATCTAGCCTTATGCAGATGATGTTTCATCGTGTCAAAATAGAAGAATTACAGGAAAGAACTAAATTATCATTTCTCGAAGGAATTTCTAGTGAAATGGATTTATATACCTCGGGAATTATGATAGAAGCGGCACAAACCATATTTGGAAAAAGATGGATATCTTCATCCGCTGTAGAAAGTGAAGAACCTGCAGCAATCGAGAAAGCGAGAAAGTCAGCTGTGCGTTTTTTACGGAAGTAA
- a CDS encoding AEC family transporter, giving the protein MQLIASKVFVIFLYIAIGFAANKLRILGTDSINHLISLVLNITTPCLLIYSICGQSICPDTFSNTIIIIFLSIFMFIIFGAISVKISRLFGKKSNDQQNVLSVAMVTCNSGFMGFPIARSVFGQVVLYYSVVQNIACNLYLFIGCMIQMNLGDSKDDSGKIRAISKETIIKPFKNVVTIVSICSVIILFSGIRIPAPAMNFLSSIGETTVPLSMIIIGIQLGDCKLRGLITDKELIISSLVCLVLEPALAIVTIWFLPLASVLKLTIALSFTYPSAVLSVALAAAEHKDTKLMSEAVAMSTMMSMITLPIWIIVIGHLF; this is encoded by the coding sequence ATGCAATTAATAGCTTCAAAAGTTTTTGTTATATTTTTATATATAGCTATAGGTTTTGCTGCGAATAAGCTTCGTATATTAGGAACAGACTCAATAAATCACTTGATTTCACTAGTTTTGAACATCACAACTCCATGCCTATTGATTTATTCAATCTGCGGTCAATCCATATGCCCTGATACATTTTCAAACACGATTATTATTATATTTCTCTCAATATTTATGTTCATTATATTCGGTGCAATATCGGTTAAAATCTCCAGATTATTTGGCAAGAAAAGCAACGATCAGCAAAATGTCTTATCGGTAGCTATGGTTACCTGCAATTCAGGTTTTATGGGCTTTCCTATCGCTCGCTCAGTATTTGGTCAAGTTGTGCTTTATTATTCAGTAGTCCAGAATATCGCATGTAACCTATACCTTTTTATAGGCTGCATGATTCAGATGAACCTCGGTGATAGCAAAGATGACTCAGGTAAGATTAGAGCCATAAGCAAAGAGACCATTATCAAGCCGTTCAAAAACGTCGTGACAATCGTCTCAATCTGTTCTGTAATTATTCTATTTTCTGGTATCAGGATTCCTGCCCCTGCCATGAATTTCCTATCATCTATCGGAGAAACAACTGTTCCGTTATCCATGATTATAATCGGTATCCAACTCGGCGATTGCAAACTCAGGGGTCTCATCACAGACAAAGAGTTAATTATTTCTAGCCTCGTATGTCTAGTGCTAGAGCCAGCACTTGCGATTGTCACCATTTGGTTTCTACCGCTAGCTAGCGTCTTAAAACTCACTATAGCTCTTTCATTTACATACCCTAGTGCTGTTCTCAGTGTAGCTTTAGCGGCTGCTGAACACAAGGATACTAAACTTATGTCAGAAGCCGTTGCCATGTCCACGATGATGTCGATGATTACACTTCCAATATGGATTATAGTTATTGGCCACTTATTCTGA
- a CDS encoding diacylglycerol/lipid kinase family protein, with product MEELNIIETIDRKKLLFILNPRAGTMQASKNLSDILQIFSDAGCLTSVLVTTKSGDAREFAHRYANEYDVVACAGGDGTYNEMIDGVISSGAKCKVGYIPAGSTNDFGSSIGLSKNIIEAAKAIANDESITLDVGSFNGRYFSYVASFGAFTSTSYSVPQNLKNLLGHTAYVLQGIKDIVNIKSQHVKVITDEGLPTERVIEEDLVFGAVCNATSVGGVLKLDSFRVDMNDGLMEVLLIKSPKNLLDVNSIARSLLANDLDTKDIAFYSAKTVRFEMSSDVPWTLDGEYKEGESDIKIETVCDAVNILV from the coding sequence ATGGAAGAATTAAATATTATTGAAACTATCGATAGAAAAAAACTGCTATTTATTCTAAATCCTCGTGCAGGCACTATGCAGGCGAGCAAGAATTTAAGTGATATTCTGCAGATTTTTTCAGATGCTGGGTGTTTAACCAGTGTGCTGGTGACAACGAAATCAGGTGACGCAAGAGAATTTGCACATCGATATGCTAATGAGTACGATGTGGTTGCCTGTGCAGGTGGAGATGGTACGTACAACGAGATGATTGATGGCGTTATATCTTCGGGTGCTAAGTGCAAGGTCGGATATATTCCTGCTGGCAGCACTAATGATTTTGGATCCAGCATCGGTTTATCGAAAAATATCATCGAAGCGGCAAAAGCTATTGCAAATGATGAGTCTATTACGCTTGATGTAGGTTCGTTTAATGGGCGCTACTTCTCGTATGTGGCCTCGTTTGGAGCTTTTACAAGCACATCTTATTCAGTGCCGCAGAACCTAAAGAATTTACTTGGGCACACTGCATATGTGCTACAAGGAATCAAAGACATAGTTAATATTAAATCCCAACATGTAAAGGTTATCACAGACGAGGGACTTCCGACTGAACGTGTTATTGAAGAGGACTTGGTGTTTGGTGCTGTATGTAATGCGACATCCGTAGGCGGAGTGCTTAAGCTCGATTCATTCAGAGTAGATATGAATGACGGATTGATGGAGGTTCTACTTATCAAGTCTCCTAAGAACTTGCTAGATGTGAATTCGATTGCAAGGTCGCTGTTGGCAAATGATTTAGACACTAAGGATATTGCATTTTATAGCGCAAAGACTGTCAGGTTTGAGATGAGCTCCGACGTTCCGTGGACTCTCGATGGAGAGTACAAGGAAGGCGAAAGTGATATCAAGATTGAGACAGTCTGCGATGCGGTAAATATCTTGGTTTAA
- a CDS encoding acetate--CoA ligase family protein yields MEVKEARQYVVDKLEYAFKPNSIAVIGASRNETKVGFKVIQGLRKCGYEGELYPINVKATEVAGIPAYQNIKDVPGDVDLAFVSLPATGVFDALKDCVEKNVKIAVVSSSGFKEVGNGDLQNEITKFCREHELPLIGPNLVGIGTPYHDFNCGFIPYLPNKGPVALISQSGSNLLAALGSSQIDHFGISMFVGLGNKADVDFCEMIKYADKEPNTKCIAVYIEALDSPEAFKKACLECEKPITAIKVGSSEIGVKAAFAHTASENQGHSNAEYDKLFEESGVLREKTWQEFLDTSLALGNCPPLRGDNVVIITNGGGAGLLAADHFERLGMPLKELKDISPDLRENIRNYMPAFGSPLNPVDISGTATSDMYGGALKTAYRDEHVDGILISVCPTAVTDVEAITETVINIHRQYKNLGKPFIMECQGGNECREAIMKLRDKGIPAYSTPEQAVNAMVALRRYSHIMNKKEKLIKNI; encoded by the coding sequence ATGGAAGTAAAGGAAGCAAGACAATACGTCGTTGACAAACTAGAGTACGCATTTAAGCCAAACTCAATCGCTGTAATAGGAGCTAGCCGTAATGAGACTAAGGTTGGGTTTAAGGTAATCCAGGGACTGAGAAAGTGCGGATATGAGGGAGAGCTTTACCCTATCAATGTTAAGGCCACAGAAGTTGCTGGAATTCCAGCATATCAGAATATAAAGGATGTTCCTGGTGATGTTGACTTAGCATTCGTATCGCTACCAGCAACGGGTGTTTTCGATGCTTTAAAAGACTGCGTTGAGAAAAACGTTAAGATAGCGGTAGTTTCATCATCTGGTTTTAAGGAAGTTGGAAACGGTGACCTGCAAAATGAGATAACCAAGTTCTGCCGTGAACACGAGCTTCCGCTGATAGGTCCAAACCTAGTAGGTATTGGAACTCCATACCACGATTTCAACTGTGGATTTATACCATATCTGCCTAACAAGGGACCAGTTGCACTGATTTCGCAGTCAGGATCTAACCTACTAGCTGCGCTAGGCTCATCTCAGATTGACCACTTTGGCATCAGCATGTTCGTAGGACTTGGTAACAAGGCTGATGTTGATTTCTGTGAGATGATTAAGTACGCAGACAAAGAGCCTAATACGAAATGCATCGCAGTTTATATCGAAGCTCTAGATAGCCCTGAAGCATTTAAAAAAGCTTGCCTTGAGTGCGAAAAGCCGATTACTGCAATAAAGGTTGGTTCTTCTGAAATAGGTGTTAAAGCTGCTTTTGCTCATACTGCATCTGAGAATCAGGGTCATTCAAATGCTGAGTACGATAAGTTATTCGAGGAATCAGGTGTTCTCCGCGAGAAGACATGGCAGGAGTTCTTAGATACTTCACTCGCTTTAGGTAACTGCCCTCCGCTGAGAGGTGACAATGTAGTTATCATCACAAATGGAGGTGGTGCAGGACTTCTAGCAGCTGACCATTTTGAGAGACTGGGCATGCCTTTAAAGGAGCTCAAGGATATCTCACCAGACCTTAGAGAGAATATCAGAAATTACATGCCTGCATTCGGTTCGCCTCTCAACCCTGTTGATATCAGTGGAACAGCAACCTCTGATATGTATGGTGGTGCACTTAAAACGGCATATAGAGATGAGCACGTTGATGGAATTTTGATTTCCGTTTGCCCAACTGCAGTAACTGACGTTGAGGCTATTACTGAGACTGTAATTAATATTCACAGACAATACAAGAATCTCGGAAAGCCATTCATTATGGAGTGCCAGGGTGGAAATGAATGCAGAGAAGCTATCATGAAACTCAGAGACAAGGGAATCCCTGCTTACTCTACACCTGAGCAGGCGGTGAATGCTATGGTTGCACTAAGAAGATATAGCCATATCATGAACAAAAAAGAGAAGCTAATCAAAAATATTTAA
- the scfA gene encoding six-cysteine ranthipeptide SCIFF, giving the protein MSRIKTISTRNMAKSTLSGGCGECQTSCQSASKTSCSVANQHCEQAKNK; this is encoded by the coding sequence ATGAGCAGAATTAAGACAATTTCAACAAGAAATATGGCAAAGTCAACACTTTCTGGTGGATGCGGTGAGTGCCAGACATCTTGCCAGTCCGCAAGCAAGACTTCATGCAGCGTTGCTAATCAGCATTGCGAACAGGCTAAGAACAAATAG
- a CDS encoding XTP/dITP diphosphatase produces the protein MDKVILATQNEGKIREMRDIFSKFGMDVISRDEMGLPKDEIEETGTTFEENSYIKASTIAKQCDGIVVADDSGIAVDCIGGKPGVYSARFAGEGCTPHDNNVKLLQLMDGIPTEERGARFVSVITLIYPDGTKLVARGECEGSISEDMRGENGFGYDPIFIPKGYDQTFGELPAELKNRISHRAKSLLKLEELINEQRDRK, from the coding sequence ATGGACAAAGTGATTTTGGCGACGCAGAACGAAGGGAAAATTCGTGAGATGCGCGACATATTCTCTAAGTTTGGCATGGATGTTATTTCGCGTGATGAGATGGGATTGCCAAAGGATGAAATAGAAGAAACTGGCACAACTTTTGAAGAAAACTCTTACATAAAGGCTTCTACGATTGCAAAACAGTGCGACGGGATAGTAGTTGCAGATGATAGCGGTATAGCCGTTGATTGCATTGGGGGAAAGCCGGGTGTTTATTCAGCGCGATTTGCTGGTGAAGGCTGTACTCCGCATGACAACAATGTAAAACTACTTCAATTAATGGACGGTATCCCAACCGAAGAAAGAGGGGCTCGTTTTGTGTCAGTGATTACGCTTATATATCCAGATGGAACGAAGCTTGTTGCTCGTGGAGAGTGCGAAGGCTCCATTTCTGAGGATATGCGTGGCGAGAATGGCTTCGGGTACGACCCGATATTTATTCCAAAAGGATATGATCAGACTTTTGGTGAGCTGCCTGCAGAGCTCAAGAACAGAATTAGCCATAGGGCTAAGTCGCTTCTGAAGCTAGAGGAACTTATCAATGAACAAAGAGACAGAAAATAA
- a CDS encoding universal stress protein → MKRILVPVDGSPRSLIALEQLKTTFSPKAFEVVLVMVRENTGYALSLGEEAEIREELDKKLNSIARTIDKYSVITRSAVGRAGARVIEAAKEFGAEMIVMTKSTKPGAGSTIGLTASYIIRHAQCDVMIVKESETKKIQEYRGAIYKRAKGTVALRGQLSLKQSECLIPSVKGDVIYHIDVKRGRVRFLHRSFNAVTKEWDLPPTNGQQEVYEIEAGVSIQIPVNATGDGKMADRIRILNRSMKTEAVFDYEITADKRSLNSHSASESSEIQDRTDGDKTDNDKSSDVKEALASNADAVADESVLEKVPGAEVSNYSSVNAEEATETLNSVDSVESAEAEYVEVTEPEAIESKVTELEADESEQAEPTEPEVTELEVTKPEVGASEQAESESTAPEDPEGVVKTSESEDRTGADSVETEETEEREEGTESTETLDLSDLEKELESTPKGSKDTIAAIEKLCATGAIDAVELIKALDELEAKSEESQE, encoded by the coding sequence ATGAAGAGAATTCTTGTGCCAGTTGATGGTTCACCTAGGAGTTTAATAGCGCTTGAGCAGCTTAAAACCACGTTTTCGCCGAAGGCTTTCGAGGTTGTGCTCGTTATGGTGCGTGAAAATACAGGATATGCGCTCTCTCTCGGTGAGGAAGCAGAGATTCGAGAGGAACTCGACAAGAAACTCAATTCTATTGCCAGGACAATAGATAAATATAGTGTCATAACGAGATCTGCAGTAGGTCGTGCCGGAGCTAGAGTTATCGAAGCGGCAAAGGAATTTGGCGCAGAGATGATTGTCATGACAAAGTCTACAAAGCCAGGTGCAGGCAGCACGATAGGTCTTACGGCATCATACATCATTAGGCATGCACAGTGCGATGTGATGATAGTCAAAGAATCGGAGACAAAAAAGATTCAAGAGTATAGAGGTGCTATTTATAAGAGAGCAAAGGGGACTGTTGCTCTTCGCGGGCAGCTCAGCCTAAAGCAGAGCGAATGCTTAATTCCTAGTGTAAAGGGTGATGTGATATATCACATCGATGTTAAGAGAGGAAGAGTTAGATTCCTGCATAGGTCGTTTAATGCTGTTACTAAGGAGTGGGATTTACCACCAACAAACGGTCAACAAGAGGTATATGAGATCGAAGCAGGGGTATCGATTCAGATTCCAGTCAATGCTACCGGAGATGGCAAGATGGCCGATAGAATCAGAATATTAAATCGTAGCATGAAGACTGAAGCTGTGTTCGACTATGAGATTACAGCTGATAAGAGATCTCTGAACTCACATTCTGCATCTGAATCAAGCGAGATTCAGGATAGAACGGATGGTGATAAGACTGATAATGACAAATCTTCTGATGTAAAAGAAGCTTTGGCATCCAATGCCGATGCGGTTGCTGACGAATCGGTTCTTGAAAAAGTGCCTGGGGCGGAAGTATCAAATTATTCTAGCGTGAACGCGGAGGAAGCTACCGAGACTCTTAACTCTGTAGATTCAGTTGAATCTGCAGAAGCTGAATATGTAGAGGTAACTGAGCCAGAGGCGATTGAATCGAAAGTAACTGAACTAGAGGCTGATGAATCTGAGCAAGCTGAACCAACTGAACCAGAGGTTACTGAGCTGGAAGTAACTAAACCGGAGGTTGGTGCGTCAGAGCAAGCTGAATCAGAATCAACTGCACCAGAGGATCCAGAAGGAGTTGTCAAGACATCTGAATCTGAAGACAGAACAGGTGCAGATAGTGTAGAAACTGAAGAAACCGAAGAGCGTGAAGAAGGTACAGAAAGCACAGAAACTTTAGACTTGAGTGATCTAGAGAAGGAGCTTGAATCTACACCTAAAGGTTCAAAGGACACGATTGCAGCTATCGAGAAACTTTGTGCTACAGGTGCAATTGATGCAGTTGAGCTAATCAAGGCGCTTGATGAACTTGAAGCGAAGTCCGAAGAATCTCAGGAGTAA
- a CDS encoding YihY/virulence factor BrkB family protein, whose amino-acid sequence MNKETENKSNINIDKEKKKKVRLNKDNLIKIVFHIFRQFDDQYYAGFAAQVAYYFFMASVPTLIVLSQVLGVFDLSLDIIKNWLNHNVDSQLSGFVMGLFSASSVRLGNFIMIFLALWSASALEFSLSRLTSYTLTEGAYKFNFFAERLKAVPAAAITIFAVAFTLVVFVYGEDIFYKLFNGGILAKALIALKLPIVAISFFAMITLNYYILPLVRVPIRAILPGAVFSSFGLLIATTIYANYISYSVNYDILYGAFASIVALMLWFYIISWILCVGMMFNKAWDEVMQRNRLSHEKMIEYIEKKSMLLGEEKSKRYIISGNDNYGAELETIAVKLSRKFVKGYEEELRKEKQRKAHRKL is encoded by the coding sequence ATGAACAAAGAGACAGAAAATAAGTCAAATATTAATATTGACAAGGAGAAGAAAAAGAAAGTTCGCCTGAATAAAGACAATCTTATTAAAATTGTCTTTCACATATTCAGACAGTTCGACGACCAGTATTATGCGGGTTTTGCCGCACAGGTTGCGTATTACTTCTTCATGGCCAGTGTTCCAACACTCATAGTGCTTTCACAGGTACTAGGAGTTTTTGACTTATCATTAGATATTATAAAGAATTGGCTCAACCACAATGTTGATTCGCAGCTTAGCGGGTTCGTAATGGGGCTATTTTCCGCTTCATCTGTGAGGCTTGGTAACTTCATCATGATTTTCTTAGCGCTTTGGTCAGCTTCTGCCCTGGAGTTCTCGCTCTCTAGGTTGACGAGTTATACACTAACTGAAGGTGCTTATAAATTCAACTTCTTTGCAGAGAGGCTGAAAGCTGTTCCCGCAGCTGCTATTACAATTTTCGCAGTAGCATTTACACTTGTTGTATTCGTATATGGAGAAGATATATTTTACAAGTTATTTAATGGTGGAATCCTCGCAAAAGCTCTTATTGCACTAAAACTACCGATTGTGGCGATATCTTTCTTCGCCATGATTACTTTAAATTATTATATATTGCCACTTGTAAGAGTACCGATTAGAGCGATACTTCCTGGGGCTGTATTTTCGTCGTTTGGACTTTTGATTGCGACCACGATATATGCAAATTACATCAGTTACTCGGTAAATTACGACATTCTGTACGGTGCATTCGCGTCGATTGTCGCTCTGATGCTGTGGTTCTATATAATTTCGTGGATACTGTGCGTCGGGATGATGTTCAATAAGGCATGGGATGAAGTCATGCAGCGGAATAGGCTGAGTCATGAAAAGATGATTGAGTATATTGAAAAGAAGTCGATGCTACTTGGCGAGGAAAAATCAAAGAGATACATTATATCGGGTAATGATAATTACGGCGCTGAACTAGAAACAATTGCAGTTAAGTTAAGCCGTAAATTTGTCAAAGGCTACGAAGAAGAGCTTCGTAAAGAAAAGCAGAGAAAGGCGCACCGCAAGCTGTAG
- the gap gene encoding type I glyceraldehyde-3-phosphate dehydrogenase gives MIRLAINGFGRIGRLAFRRVMEMEEFEVVAINDLTSPDMLAYLLKYDSVQGTYLGHTVENDEDSITVDGKKITIYKESDARNLPWGELEIDVVLECTGFYTSKEKSQAHLDAGAKKVLISAPAGNDLKTIVYGVNHETLTSEDRIVSGASCTTNCLAPMAKALADYRELRTGFMTTIHAYTGNQKILDAPDKGSKFRRSRAAAINIVPTTTGAAQAIGNVIPELAGKLIGSAQRVPVATGSITILDATLKDETDSVSVEGINAAMKAAQDASFGYNDDEIVSTDVIGMSYGSLFDATQTLAQKCGTHIYEVRVVAWYDNEMSYVSQLIRTLSYMAKL, from the coding sequence ATGATTAGATTAGCTATCAATGGATTTGGTCGTATAGGTAGACTAGCATTCAGACGTGTCATGGAGATGGAAGAATTCGAAGTTGTTGCAATCAACGACCTAACATCTCCCGATATGCTGGCATACCTGCTAAAATACGATAGTGTACAGGGAACTTATCTGGGACATACTGTGGAAAATGACGAAGATTCAATCACAGTCGACGGTAAGAAAATTACTATTTACAAGGAGTCAGATGCTAGGAATCTACCTTGGGGAGAATTAGAAATAGATGTCGTGCTTGAATGCACAGGCTTCTATACGTCTAAGGAGAAGTCGCAGGCACATCTGGATGCAGGTGCCAAGAAGGTCCTGATTTCAGCACCTGCTGGAAATGATCTAAAGACCATCGTATATGGCGTTAATCACGAGACTCTGACTTCTGAAGATAGAATAGTGTCAGGGGCGTCTTGTACGACGAACTGCCTCGCTCCAATGGCAAAGGCGCTCGCTGATTATAGAGAATTGCGCACAGGATTTATGACGACCATCCATGCTTATACTGGCAATCAGAAGATACTCGATGCACCGGATAAGGGGTCTAAATTCAGGAGGTCGAGAGCAGCGGCAATCAATATCGTTCCTACTACCACAGGGGCGGCGCAAGCGATTGGAAATGTAATTCCAGAGCTTGCAGGAAAGCTAATTGGATCTGCGCAGAGAGTTCCAGTAGCTACTGGATCCATTACTATCCTAGATGCTACCCTCAAGGACGAGACTGATTCGGTGTCAGTAGAGGGAATCAATGCAGCAATGAAAGCTGCGCAGGATGCATCGTTTGGTTACAACGATGATGAAATAGTATCGACAGACGTTATCGGGATGAGCTATGGCTCATTGTTTGATGCAACTCAGACTCTAGCTCAAAAGTGCGGAACGCATATCTACGAAGTTAGAGTAGTTGCATGGTATGACAATGAGATGAGCTATGTAAGCCAGCTGATAAGAACTCTAAGCTACATGGCGAAGCTATAA
- the scfB gene encoding thioether cross-link-forming SCIFF peptide maturase has translation MIHQYKLNGYNIVMDVNSGAVHSVDEVAYDIIALYDKGVPREEIIDEIKAKYGSVADSDVDETIADIEELKAEKLLFSDDPFEEIAGDLKAKQSVLKAICLHVAHGCNMDCKYCFAGKGEYSGKAGIMSLEVGKQALDFLVENSGSRKNLEVDFFGGEPLLNWDVCKELVAYGRELEKTHNKHFNFTLTTNGVLIDDDVIEFADRECSNVVLSMDGRRKTHDFMRTSKDGKGTYDKIIEKFKSLAEDRGQKQYYMRGTYTAHNKDFAEDVLAMADLGFKETSIEPVVSDPSTDYALHEEDLDILKAQYEKLAIEMLEREKRGEGFNFYHYTVDLTGGPCIYKRVSGCGVGTEYLAVTPSGDLYPCHQFVGDDDYKVGNVYDGIEKQEIIDGFRYNNNLYTRDKCRGCFAKLYCSGGCAANNLHTNGDINKVYNFGCELHKKRIECALMLKVAEEELGIDRISE, from the coding sequence ATGATACATCAGTATAAATTAAACGGATATAACATAGTGATGGATGTGAATAGCGGAGCTGTTCACTCTGTAGATGAGGTAGCCTACGATATAATCGCCTTGTATGACAAAGGTGTGCCTAGAGAGGAAATCATAGATGAGATAAAAGCTAAGTACGGTTCAGTTGCAGATAGTGATGTCGATGAGACAATAGCTGATATCGAGGAACTTAAGGCGGAGAAGCTGCTTTTCTCAGATGATCCATTTGAGGAGATTGCAGGCGATTTAAAAGCTAAACAGTCTGTGCTTAAAGCAATCTGTCTCCACGTCGCACATGGATGTAATATGGACTGCAAATACTGTTTTGCGGGTAAAGGTGAGTACAGTGGCAAAGCTGGAATCATGTCTCTTGAAGTTGGTAAGCAGGCACTTGACTTCCTGGTCGAAAATTCCGGAAGCCGTAAGAATCTTGAAGTTGATTTCTTTGGTGGCGAGCCACTTTTGAACTGGGACGTATGCAAAGAACTCGTTGCGTATGGAAGAGAGCTCGAGAAGACGCATAACAAGCACTTTAATTTTACGCTTACTACAAATGGTGTACTGATTGATGATGATGTAATCGAGTTCGCAGATAGAGAATGTAGCAATGTCGTTCTGAGCATGGACGGACGCCGAAAGACACACGACTTCATGCGTACGAGTAAAGATGGCAAAGGTACGTATGACAAGATTATAGAAAAATTTAAGAGCCTAGCTGAGGATAGGGGACAGAAACAGTATTATATGCGTGGAACGTATACTGCACATAATAAGGATTTTGCTGAAGACGTGCTAGCTATGGCGGATCTTGGATTTAAAGAAACCAGTATAGAGCCTGTTGTCAGCGATCCTAGCACCGATTATGCTCTTCATGAGGAAGATCTGGATATCTTGAAGGCGCAGTATGAGAAACTAGCCATTGAGATGCTAGAGAGAGAAAAGAGAGGCGAGGGATTTAACTTCTATCATTATACAGTGGACCTTACGGGAGGACCTTGTATCTATAAGCGCGTTAGCGGATGTGGTGTAGGTACGGAATACCTTGCGGTTACACCGTCTGGAGACCTTTATCCGTGTCATCAGTTCGTGGGAGATGATGATTACAAGGTCGGAAATGTCTATGATGGGATAGAAAAGCAGGAAATAATAGACGGTTTTAGATACAATAACAACCTATACACTAGAGATAAGTGCCGTGGTTGTTTTGCTAAGTTATATTGCTCTGGTGGATGTGCAGCTAATAATCTTCATACTAATGGAGATATCAACAAGGTTTACAACTTTGGGTGTGAGCTTCACAAAAAGAGAATTGAGTGTGCGCTCATGCTAAAGGTAGCCGAAGAAGAGCTCGGCATCGATAGAATATCAGAATAA